From Candidatus Rubidus massiliensis, a single genomic window includes:
- a CDS encoding putative oxidoreductase, whose translation MKKALIIGASSGIGKELAITLAKNGYEVGLMARRLELLEALQQQISTKTYVGHIDLSQASEAMDKMQHMIQEMGEVDLIIINSGTGFLNPELDWLKERQTLDVNVYGFCALAGIAFNFFSKQGHGHLVGISSIGALRGNHIAPAYNASKAFMSNYLEGLRKKAFKDRIQIIVTDIKPGFVDTDMAKGEGKFWVASPSKAAEQIYAAIQSKKSVAYITHRWRLIGWLLKIMPNWIYKRLD comes from the coding sequence ATGAAAAAAGCTCTTATCATTGGTGCTTCTTCGGGAATAGGCAAGGAACTAGCGATCACGCTTGCTAAAAATGGTTATGAAGTAGGCTTAATGGCAAGACGCTTAGAGTTGTTAGAAGCTTTACAGCAACAAATTTCAACTAAGACTTATGTCGGTCACATTGATCTTAGTCAAGCATCTGAAGCAATGGATAAGATGCAACATATGATTCAAGAGATGGGAGAGGTCGATCTAATCATTATAAATTCCGGAACTGGATTTCTGAATCCCGAACTCGATTGGCTAAAAGAACGACAAACCTTGGATGTCAATGTATATGGCTTTTGTGCATTAGCAGGTATTGCCTTTAATTTCTTTTCAAAACAAGGCCATGGGCATTTAGTGGGGATTTCTTCTATTGGAGCATTGAGAGGCAACCATATTGCTCCTGCCTACAATGCCTCGAAAGCATTTATGTCTAATTACTTAGAAGGTTTACGTAAGAAGGCTTTTAAAGACCGAATTCAGATAATTGTGACCGATATTAAACCTGGATTTGTCGATACGGATATGGCTAAAGGTGAGGGAAAATTCTGGGTTGCTTCTCCCTCTAAAGCAGCTGAGCAAATTTACGCTGCGATTCAAAGTAAAAAATCTGTCGCATATATTACCCACCGCTGGCGTCTTATTGGATGGCTTCTGAAGATTATGCCGAATTGGATTTATAAGAGGTTAGACTGA
- a CDS encoding Phosphotransferase enzyme family protein produces the protein MTFKKDWEKTDQHFQIGIPILEAMLDHALPNQKVSSHTVISGGCANLNIKVNFEKRSEPLILRIYLRDKDAAYREQNLATLINHSIPIPEVYFVGDIDNYRFAITQFKYGITLRDLLLDNKTENIKNLMKEAGLILAKIQSYRFPHSGFFDRDLHIATKLPKNYGISFAKNCLEHPTTLEQISKENLSKIDTYLDQYYLLFPDEHQNHLVHADYDPANILVYQIHGEWVISGILDWEFAFSGSTLCDVANMLRYAHHMQPDFEMSFLEGLQQGGVQLADSWRISIYLLNLLSLLDCLIRCPPNLRPRQCADIRSLIDYILKCLDKIK, from the coding sequence ATGACTTTTAAGAAAGATTGGGAAAAGACGGATCAACACTTTCAGATTGGAATCCCCATTCTTGAAGCTATGCTGGACCATGCTTTACCCAATCAAAAAGTTTCTTCTCATACGGTCATTTCTGGAGGGTGTGCAAATCTTAACATCAAAGTCAACTTCGAGAAGAGATCGGAACCTCTAATTCTAAGAATTTATTTACGAGATAAGGATGCGGCCTATCGCGAGCAAAATCTGGCAACTCTTATTAATCACTCCATACCCATACCAGAAGTTTATTTTGTAGGTGATATAGATAATTATCGATTTGCCATCACGCAATTCAAATATGGAATTACTCTCCGCGATTTATTATTGGATAACAAAACTGAAAATATAAAAAATCTTATGAAAGAAGCGGGCTTAATTTTAGCTAAAATTCAAAGCTATCGATTTCCTCATTCTGGCTTCTTTGATAGAGATCTACATATTGCGACTAAATTACCTAAAAATTATGGCATTTCATTCGCTAAAAATTGTCTGGAACACCCAACAACATTAGAGCAGATTTCAAAAGAGAATCTTTCAAAAATTGATACCTATTTAGATCAATACTATTTACTTTTTCCAGATGAGCACCAAAATCATCTTGTTCATGCAGACTACGATCCTGCCAATATTCTCGTTTATCAAATCCATGGCGAATGGGTAATCTCAGGTATTCTAGATTGGGAATTTGCATTTTCTGGATCAACGTTGTGTGATGTAGCAAATATGTTGCGCTATGCTCATCACATGCAACCAGACTTTGAAATGTCATTCCTTGAAGGCTTACAACAGGGGGGTGTGCAATTAGCAGACAGCTGGCGCATCAGCATCTATCTCCTCAATTTACTTTCGCTTCTCGATTGTTTGATAAGATGCCCTCCAAATCTACGCCCTAGACAATGTGCAGACATCCGTAGTTTAATCGATTACATCCTCAAATGTTTGGATAAAATAAAATGA
- a CDS encoding dephospho-CoA kinase/protein folding accessory domain-containing protein — protein sequence MNRTVKVVSYDPKWPLMFEAEAALIKQALGSNCLAVHHIGSTSIPGLSAKPIIDILPVVKNILEVDASTEAMENLGYDVKGEYGIAFRRYF from the coding sequence ATGAATCGTACCGTTAAAGTTGTTTCTTATGATCCTAAATGGCCCTTAATGTTTGAGGCTGAAGCTGCGCTTATCAAACAAGCTTTAGGGAGCAATTGTCTGGCGGTGCATCATATTGGTTCAACTTCGATACCCGGTTTAAGCGCTAAACCTATCATTGATATACTTCCAGTTGTAAAAAATATTCTAGAGGTGGATGCATCAACAGAGGCTATGGAAAATCTTGGCTATGACGTTAAAGGAGAATACGGAATTGCTTTTCGAAGATATTTTTAA
- a CDS encoding Acetyltransferase (GNAT) family protein: protein MHVFEDGDTEITRYLKFRDWMRSHDDDAQAYAKLKLELAEQFPNDILKYCCGKDAFVARIDAKDGYKGWRIVQALTDREWEEVRSLRKQGFFQSIPDPYTWTFKHKDHIHFVFYKEAEIIGYIHLQLWPEARAALRIIIINEHYRKLGFGSQFLRLCERWLSHKGINKLQIQSSPTACKFYYGHGYVQMPFNDPDGYATDSHDIEIGKFLS, encoded by the coding sequence GTGCACGTTTTTGAAGATGGGGATACCGAAATCACCAGATACCTAAAATTTCGTGATTGGATGCGTTCGCATGATGACGATGCTCAAGCATATGCTAAACTCAAGTTGGAATTAGCAGAACAATTTCCAAACGATATACTAAAGTATTGTTGTGGCAAAGATGCCTTTGTAGCAAGGATCGATGCTAAAGATGGCTATAAAGGATGGCGTATTGTTCAGGCGCTAACAGATAGGGAATGGGAAGAGGTGCGATCTTTACGCAAACAGGGGTTTTTTCAATCAATTCCTGATCCCTATACTTGGACTTTCAAACATAAAGACCATATTCACTTCGTCTTCTATAAAGAAGCTGAAATCATTGGTTACATACATCTTCAACTTTGGCCTGAAGCCAGGGCTGCATTGCGGATTATCATCATTAATGAACATTATCGCAAGCTTGGATTTGGGAGCCAATTTCTAAGGCTATGTGAGCGTTGGTTATCGCATAAAGGCATAAATAAACTACAAATTCAATCGTCGCCAACTGCCTGTAAGTTCTATTATGGCCATGGATATGTCCAAATGCCATTTAATGATCCTGATGGATATGCAACAGATTCACACGACATTGAAATTGGAAAGTTTCTATCATAG
- a CDS encoding putative ester cyclase, with protein sequence MTTNVHSSVREVAEEYANKIWNKKEISTIDRLVHKDVLIHSLLGDFRGTQAMKEVVQAWLKGFPDLSVKSELIISENDLVSIQWSAKGTHKGEFKGKKPTEKPVSYSGVTVYRIKNGQIIEYWAYLDMHHLLSKIK encoded by the coding sequence ATGACAACCAATGTTCACTCATCAGTTAGAGAAGTTGCTGAAGAGTATGCAAATAAAATTTGGAATAAAAAAGAAATTAGCACTATCGACCGATTAGTCCACAAGGATGTCTTAATTCATAGTCTGCTTGGCGATTTTCGAGGAACTCAAGCGATGAAAGAAGTGGTGCAAGCGTGGCTAAAAGGCTTTCCTGATTTATCAGTGAAAAGTGAGTTGATCATTTCTGAAAATGACCTTGTTAGCATTCAGTGGAGTGCTAAAGGAACCCATAAAGGTGAATTTAAAGGTAAAAAGCCAACTGAGAAACCAGTCTCTTATAGTGGAGTCACTGTTTATCGGATCAAAAATGGTCAAATCATTGAATACTGGGCTTACCTAGATATGCATCATTTACTGAGCAAAATTAAATAG
- a CDS encoding site-specific tyrosine recombinase XerC: MTFLPTVIEPSIEFSLETYEQAKAFRTNLVWKKLDEITLEEALSNWFSTLSHKTQINYKSGIRKLIEFGLINPMMTLQAFALANHEAIIDRIKLIPEWAESSKQARAACYISFTGFLNRRLQGVIKKALPSKEGSAKTFFKIGEKVKTQAMTQAQWIAFFKELEKINPRDCLIGKIILQGGKRVNEVLTLQIHQIDWEKREITFPQSKMKGVYKETVITYSESIMQRLREHIGERKGYVFITRFEKPVMINQVAVTFAKAGKNAGIAFKVTPHVLRASAVTYLKQQGFQDSDIMRVTGHASSEMVFAYDKSARSDNASKKVNLIS; the protein is encoded by the coding sequence ATGACCTTTCTGCCAACAGTGATTGAACCATCTATCGAATTTAGTTTGGAGACCTATGAGCAAGCAAAGGCATTTCGAACCAACTTGGTTTGGAAGAAGCTAGATGAAATTACTCTGGAAGAAGCACTCTCAAACTGGTTTTCAACTTTATCTCATAAGACTCAAATCAATTACAAATCTGGAATTCGCAAGCTGATTGAGTTTGGATTGATTAATCCCATGATGACTTTGCAAGCATTCGCTCTCGCAAACCATGAGGCAATCATTGATCGCATTAAATTAATTCCAGAGTGGGCTGAATCAAGCAAACAAGCACGTGCTGCTTGCTATATCTCCTTTACTGGATTTTTGAATAGGCGTCTTCAGGGAGTCATAAAAAAGGCCTTACCTAGCAAAGAAGGAAGCGCAAAAACGTTTTTTAAGATTGGTGAGAAAGTCAAAACTCAAGCAATGACACAAGCACAATGGATTGCGTTTTTCAAGGAGTTGGAAAAAATCAATCCGAGAGATTGCTTGATAGGTAAAATCATTTTACAGGGTGGCAAGCGCGTCAATGAAGTCCTGACCTTGCAAATCCATCAAATCGATTGGGAAAAGCGAGAGATAACGTTTCCTCAGTCAAAAATGAAAGGCGTTTATAAAGAAACGGTGATTACCTATTCCGAAAGTATTATGCAAAGGCTACGTGAACATATAGGAGAAAGAAAGGGCTATGTATTCATTACCAGATTTGAAAAGCCTGTGATGATTAATCAAGTGGCTGTAACATTTGCCAAAGCAGGAAAAAATGCTGGAATTGCATTTAAAGTCACTCCGCACGTCCTGAGAGCATCAGCTGTGACTTATTTAAAGCAACAAGGCTTTCAGGATAGCGATATTATGCGCGTCACTGGACATGCTTCATCAGAGATGGTTTTTGCTTACGATAAATCTGCTCGTTCAGATAATGCCAGCAAAAAGGTTAACTTAATATCATAG
- a CDS encoding Zeta toxin has protein sequence MNKGTLRLRMFAGPNGSGKSTFKSIIRPELLGMFINPDEIEKEIRDFDFLDLDHYEIQTTEEEILNFFIKSPLLKTADLLDDARELRFNDDKLSFFNAGVNSYFASVAADFIRHKLIECSKSFTFETVMSFPDKIEFLRTAQSRGYRTYLYYVATEDPAINISRVRYRVRMGGHSVPEDKIISRYKRSLDLLKEAIPFTNRAYIFDNSTHEHIWLAEITDGHLLEMKTDLVPAWFKKALGSKFDIESKRSKKL, from the coding sequence ATGAATAAAGGAACTCTCCGCTTACGCATGTTTGCAGGACCAAATGGCTCTGGTAAAAGCACATTCAAATCGATCATTCGTCCTGAACTTCTTGGAATGTTCATCAATCCGGATGAAATCGAAAAAGAGATCAGGGATTTCGATTTTTTGGATCTCGATCACTATGAAATACAAACAACAGAAGAAGAGATCTTGAATTTTTTCATCAAATCTCCACTTTTAAAAACCGCTGATCTGCTGGATGATGCGCGTGAATTACGATTTAATGACGATAAATTGAGTTTTTTCAATGCGGGAGTGAATAGTTATTTTGCTTCAGTAGCAGCAGATTTTATTCGCCATAAGCTCATTGAATGCTCAAAATCCTTTACTTTTGAAACCGTGATGTCTTTTCCTGATAAGATTGAATTTCTACGTACAGCACAGTCTAGAGGGTACAGAACCTACTTATATTATGTAGCCACTGAAGATCCAGCTATCAATATTTCTCGCGTTCGGTATCGGGTAAGAATGGGAGGTCATTCCGTTCCAGAGGATAAAATTATAAGTCGTTACAAACGCTCTCTTGATTTGCTTAAGGAAGCTATCCCATTCACTAATCGCGCTTACATTTTCGATAATTCTACACATGAGCATATCTGGTTAGCAGAGATTACAGATGGCCACTTATTAGAAATGAAAACAGATCTGGTGCCTGCATGGTTTAAAAAGGCATTAGGTAGCAAATTCGACATAGAAAGCAAGAGGTCAAAGAAGCTATGA